The window TAAAATTTCTACACATAGgtcatttgaaaattttgaattagataattgtatactccctccgtccctaaaaaatatgtacttcgggttcggcacgggttttaatattgcacaattggtaaagtaagagagaggtagggagaaaaggtaaataaagtattgttagtggagaatgaacccaacttattagagagaaaggagttccaaaatttgaaagtgcacattcttgtgggacgaattaaaaatgaaagaatgcatattattgtggaacggaaggagtatttgttAAACTTTgtgtttattgtttttttagaaCATATATGGGATTGACCcaaatttgaccaaaattgTTAATGCATTTACAATTTGCCCTAAACTTAACAAGATATAGATAATGATTTTATGATAATCAAAACTTCGCGTTTGTGTTATGACTCTTTTTCAGCAAGCATATAATGCAAACCTCATATTAGTTAGAGTACATGTAATAGGCATAAAATAACTTTACAACAATCAAAGATTATAAtccccctttcttccccgcttctttaactCTCTCATAGTCACGATCAACCATGTTTTCTATGCTTATAGAATGCGGACGTGACAATAACTTTACAACAATCAAGATTATAATCCCACTTACAAAAAGTAAGATTTTGAAAGCAccattttattgtatttttattaattaattcttttataaaagGCACCATTTGTTGCTAGCTCATGACCTTAGGGTTTAGCTTTTCAAAGAGAGTGAGATATTTCCGTACAAACGCGTGCATACCACTAATATTGACAGAAACCCTTGATAttaactcattttaaaataaattgtagaCATTGGAACGGCCAGTTTGATTTATACTATGGAGCTTAATTTTATACACATTTGCTACTTAAACATTTTAACAAAGATCATCTTTATAATCTCCATTTCTTCTTTGTTCCCTTAAAGCTCTATTTCCCTTAATCCGTGATTGTTTGGTAGAATTGATAGTTCAACATTCCAAATTAATTCGAAGTTTCATCAATTtgaaatactattaaatagCTAGTCACACAACTGATATCAtccatataattaataatttggaTTACTAACGCTGGATTCATAAAATGAAACTCGCGATGAAAaattaacaacaaaatatagtagtatataaatgtATCACATATAAAATagcactatttttttatgtgcGTGAcacttttataataataataataataataataataataataataataataataataataataataataataacttaAGCAACGGGATAGGATGCCCACTTAGCAATGCCACAAAGTCCTTCAACATTTCCACTCTCCCTTTGAATCCTCACATATCCATCCTCTCCCCATCCCGTTCCCCACGAATTCTTCACCAACCAATACTTAATTCCGTCGCTACTTTCGCCGTAGCCGACGACCGTCACCGCATGGTTCATCTCCGTCCCGCACTCTCCCGTGAAGACGCCGCTGTTGTGGAACCGAAACCCGGCTCCGCCAGCATCAATGACGACAGAGACGGGCTGGTTAGCCACGGCCTTCATCAGCGCCGCCTCGTCGTTGGCCGGGACATTCTCGTACCCGCTGATCTTGCCGGCGCGGGAAGTCGCTCGCTCAGGGCTGCAACTTCCATCGGTTGCTTCGTAGATGTAGTCTGAGTCGGGTGAGAGGCCGTTGTTATCGGCGATGTACTGGAACGCTTTGTCGGGATATCCGCCGCGGCATCCTAGGCTTTGGGTATTGTCGCAATCAATGAGCTCTTGTTCGGACAAAGAAACCAGATCCCTGGTAGTCAGCTGGTTTATGCCTTCTGTTGCTGCAACTGCTGAAAATGCCCAACAACTTCCTGCACATGTCGAATCAAGTATATATGTGTTACTGGCCAAATATGAGAACTCATCCCTTAATGTTTCATGTCAATTGACTATAAACTTCAAAACCAACGTCTTAGTGGCGTATTCAGGATTTTTGATTTAAGAGTGCGTAATCACCgattataaaatcatttttggCATATTTgcctaaaaatttgttttaaaattaaaaactttctaatcgaaccaattttagttgtttttcaaaaataacaaCTGAAATACACAGCCAAGAACCAAACCTGGGTCTTTCATAATCTAAACTCTTATTCCCATGTGGGTATGCTACTGCTACGTTCTCATTGGTCATGGCATGTCATCTTTCCCATGTTACCACTCTAAGTTGGCTCTCAAACGTACCgttaaaactataaattttgTCTCATATCCCGCAacagtaaaaata is drawn from Salvia hispanica cultivar TCC Black 2014 chromosome 6, UniMelb_Shisp_WGS_1.0, whole genome shotgun sequence and contains these coding sequences:
- the LOC125196637 gene encoding ervatamin-B-like produces the protein MAPTLLAKLIIFTAFFLLQVWASESAAARTSLMADRHQQWMAEVGRTYKDATNMAPRFKIFKANAAFIDAFNAAGNRSYTLAINEFADLTNEEFLSTRTGLDMGSHSHRNSSSSFMYADVADAPASVDWRTKGAVTDVKNQGHCRSCWAFSAVAATEGINQLTTRDLVSLSEQELIDCDNTQSLGCRGGYPDKAFQYIADNNGLSPDSDYIYEATDGSCSPERATSRAGKISGYENVPANDEAALMKAVANQPVSVVIDAGGAGFRFHNSGVFTGECGTEMNHAVTVVGYGESSDGIKYWLVKNSWGTGWGEDGYVRIQRESGNVEGLCGIAKWASYPVA